In Rattus norvegicus strain BN/NHsdMcwi chromosome 1, GRCr8, whole genome shotgun sequence, a genomic segment contains:
- the Pprc1 gene encoding peroxisome proliferator-activated receptor gamma coactivator-related protein 1 isoform X11, translating to MAARRGRRDRVAPPPTGGPGPDPGGGVRGGGWASRSQAPHGTVGSVSPAEQVHEEGDDSSFVSLSRLGPSLREKDLEMEELILQDETLLETMQNYMDASLISLIEDFGEQSRLSLEDQNEMSLLTALTEILDNADSENLSPFDTIPDSELLVSPRESSSVEMSLADSPWDFSPPPFLETSSPKLPSWRSSRPRPRWSQSPPPQQRSDGEEEEEVAGFSGQMLDGELDNSVNTLDFPMHLACPEEEDKSGAANVAVSAPGDESISSLSELVRAMHPYCLPNLTQLASLDAELQEQADDLTLPEGCVVLEIVGQAATAGDDLEIPVVVRQIPSGSQSVLLDGSVGTDPALQLLMPAMEPGTEDGVPKVAPCPDQELPLSSACLLEPRDIMESLAPKEPRNLPANASEGSQRVPRKGRKKKKKEQPTACLEGCTRRLRSSSRGQSTVATEVNSQAGNLQKQPQEELQRETAAPQSRGKPRAWARAWAAALEKTGSEDPEDQNAGQDSPAEEDVLELRPKLVETSQADPTLSLNDSARADSIPVNSVEGDSTAVDTAVPVDQASSCTELVGSLSGGPILSSPVLDDRTGVEPAVAIPTSNHLSPADAILANPGTADPAPNGLAPGDPVLVKCRPTDPRRAAAAATAAQGPRPSLEPSDHPKVITPEVKDAGGPLKVEGSTSATTQEARPRPLSLSEYRQRRRQRQIEAEDRNSQPPAGKWPSLPETPKGLADIPCLVPSAPTKKTAPQRSPIAVPETCSVSVGSNPVSPTPEPSASKLMVSTHSEQVSSHEMPLPVRLPPPTLQSMAPAGPTPSTVPTPLPFPPSLPPLLPLPASGPGVPSLPPPPLQPPGLPVSMRQMPPDPYTQYAPVPPWPCYPSVSPSGYSCLPPPPAMPIVSGTPGTYAVPPTCNVPWVPPPAPVSPYSSSSAYGSLGWGPGLQQPPFWSTVSPPPLSSASTGRAVPPPSVEPSNSSAGPPEDTLPVPVTPSLSSRPASPIAPPAEPTKLEAQPVPVSPQPKHKVSPVVQSPQIKVLPTLSAEGVAIGESESERLKPETQENRPREKPISTATKAVLLPKQSTVAKLPAVHPARLRRLSFLPTPRAQGSEDVVQAFISEIGIEASDLSSLLEQFEKSEAKKECPLPAPADSVAVGNSGSIDTPQEKKPLDRLHAPELANVAGLTPPATPPHQLWKPLAAVSLLAKAKSPKSTAQEGTLKPEGITEAKPPAAACLQEGVRGPSPVHVGSGDHDYCVRSRTPPKKMPALVISEMGSRWNVKRHQDITIKPVLSLGSAAPPLPCTTTSQEPLDHRTSSEQADPSAPCFAPSTLLSPEASPCRNEMNTRTPSEPPDKQRSMRCYRKACRSASPPSRGWQGRRGRSSRSVSSGSSRTSEASSSSSVSSSSRSRSRSLSPPNKRWRRSSCSSSGRSRRCSSSSSSSSSSSSSSSSRSRSPSVSPCRRSDRRRRYSSYRSNDHYQRQRVLQKERAIEERRVVFIGKIPGRMTRSELKQRFSVFGEIEECTIHFRVQGDNYGFVTYRYAEEAFAAIESGHKLRQADEQPFDLCFGGRRQFCKRSYSDLDSNREDFDPAPVKSKFDSLDFDTLLKQAQKNLRR from the exons ATGGCGGCGCGCCGGGGACGGAGAGACCGAGTCGCGCCGCCTCCGACTGGGGGCCCGGGTCCTGACCCTGGCGGTGGAGTGCGCGGCGGCGGTTGGGCGAGTCGAAGTCAAGCGCCGCATGGGACCGTGGGCTCCGTGAGCCCGGCGGAGCAG GTCCATGAGGAAGGAGATGACTCTAGCTTTGTCAGTCTTTCTCGACTGGGCCCATCTCTAAGGGAGAAAGACCTGGAAATGGAGGAACTGATACTGCAGGATGAGACACTACTAGAGACCATGCAGAACTACATGGACGCCTCCCTTATATCCCTCATTGAGGATTTTGGAGAG CAGAGCAGGCTATCTTTGGAGGACCAGAATGAGATGTCGCTGCTCACAGCTCTGACGGAGATCTTGGACAATGCAGATTCTGAGAACCTGTCCCCGTTTGATACCATTCCTGATTCAGAGCTGCTCGTGTCTCCTCGGGAGAGCTCCTCT GTTGAGATGTCCCTTGCAGATTCTCCGTGGGACTTCTCTCCACCTCCTTTCTTGGAAACTTCTTCCCCTAAGCTGCCTAGCTGGAGATCCTCAAGACCAAGACCTCGATGGAGTCAGTCTCCTCCTCCCCAGCAGCGCAgtgatggagaggaggaggaagaggttgcCGGCTTCAGTGGTCAGATGCTTGATGGCGAACTTGACAACTCGGTGAATACCTTGGATTTCCCCATGCACCTGGCATGCCCTGAGGAAGAAGACAAGTCAGGGGCAGCAAATGTGGCAGTGTCAGCACCTGGTGACGAGAGCATCTCCTCCTTGAGTGAGCTGGTACGGGCCATGCACCCCTACTGCTTACCCAACCTCACCCAGTTGGCATCACTTGACGCTGAGCTTCAGGAGCAGGCTGATGATCTGACACTGCCTGAGGGttgtgtggtgctggagattgTGGGCCAGGCAGCCACAGCTGGTGATGACCTGGAGATCCCAGTGGTCGTGCGGCAGATTCCTTCAGGATCCCAGTCTGTGCTCCTAGATGGGTCTGTAGGGACTGATCCTGCCTTGCAGCTACTCATGCCCGCCATGGAGCCTGGAACAGAAGATGGTGTGCCTAAAGTCGCTCCTTGCCCTGATCAAGAATTACCACTGAGCTCTGCCTGCTTATTGGAGCCCAGGGACATCATGGAGTCATTGGCCCCCAAGGAGCCTCGGAACCTACCTGCCAATGCAAGTGAGGGTTCTCAGAGAGTTCCCAGAAAGggtaggaagaagaagaagaaggagcagCCAACAGCCTGTTTGGAAGGCTGTACCAGGAGGCTGAGGTCATCTTCTCGTGGACAGTCTACTGTGGCTACAGAGGTGAACTCTCAGGCAGGCAACTTACAGAAACAGCCTCAGGAAGAGCTTCAGAGAGAGACTGCGGCCCCTCAGAGCAGAGGGAAGCCACGGGCTTGGGCTCGGGCCTGGGCAGCTGCCTTGGAGAAAACTGGGTCTGAAGACCCAGAGGACCAGAATGCAGGACAGGATAGTCCTGCTGAGGAAGATGTTCTAGAACTCCGTCCTAAGCTGGTGGAGACTAGCCAAGCCGACCCCACGCTCTCACTAAACGACTCTGCTCGAGCTGACTCCATCCCAGTTAACTCTGTTGAAGGTGACTCCACTGCAGTGGACACTGCTGTACCTGTTGACCAGGCTTCATCTTGTACAGAGCTGGTTGGTTCTCTCTCAGGAGGCCCAATTCTGAGTAGCCCAGTCCTAGATGACAGGACAGGAGTTGAACCTGCAGTGGCTATTCCCACTTCAAATCACTTGTCTCCAGCTGATGCTATCCTAGCTAACCCAGGGACAGCTGACCCTGCTCCAAATGGCCTGGCTCCAGGAGATCCTGTGCTAGTTAAGTGCAGACCAACTGATCCTAGACGTGcagctgctgctgccactgctgctcaGGGGCCTCGTCCTTCCCTAGAGCCCTCAGACCATCCTAAGGTCATCACCCCTGAAGTCAAGGATGCTGGAGGTCCTCTGAAGGTGGAAGGTAGTACCAGTGCTACAACCCAGGAAGCCAGACCTCGGCCCCTCAGCCTATCTGAGTACCGTCAACGACGGCGGCAACGGCAAATAGAAGCAGAAGACAGGAATTCTCAGCCCCCAGCTGGAAAGTGGCCAAGTCTCCCAGAGACGCCCAAAGGGCTGGCAGATATCCCTTGTCTTGTTCCATCAGCCCCAACCAAGAAGACAGCCCCACAGAGAAGCCCTATAGCTGTACCAGAGACTTGTTCTGTATCTGTGGGTTCTAACCCTGTTTCCCCTACTCCTGAGCCATCTGCAAGCAAACTTATGGTTTCAACTCACTCTGAACAGGTGTCATCTCATGAGATGCCACTTCCAGTTAGACTTCCCCCTCCTACATTGCAGTCTATGGCTCCTGCTGGGCCCACCCCTTCTACAGTGCCCACGCCATTGCCTTTCCCTCCGAGCttacctcctctgcttcctcttcctgcaAGTGGTCCTGGTGTCCCCAGCCTGCCCCCACCTCCTTTGCAACCTCCTGGACTTCCAGTATCAATGAGACAAATGCCACCTGACCCCTATACTCAGTATGCCCCTGTGCCGCCCTGGCCTTGTTACCCCTCTGTATCTCCTTCTGGCTATTCTTGTCTGCCCCCACCACCAGCGATGCCCATAGTGTCGGGTACCCCTGGTACCTATGCTGTACCCCCAACTTGCAATGTGCCTTGGGTACCCCCTCCTGCACCAGTCTCACCTTATAGCTCCAGCTCTGCCTATGGGTCCCTTGGGTGGGGCCCAGGGTTGCAACAGCCTCCCTTTTGGTCTACTGTTTCTCCACCTCCATTGTCTTCAGCCTCTACTGGTAGAGCTGTTCCCCCACCCAGTGTGGAACCCAGTAACAGTTCAGCTGGTCCTCCGGAAGATACACTTCCTGTGCCAGTGACCCCTTCCCTGAGCTCTCGGCCAGCCAGCCCCATAGCTCCACCAGCAGAACCTACGAAGCTGGAGGCTCAGCCAGTGCCTGTCTCTCCCCAACCGAAACACAAAGTGTCCCCTGTGGTACAGAGTCCCCAGATCAAGGTTCTACCAACTCTGTCTGCTGAGGGCGTGGCTATTGGGGAATCTGAATCAGAGAGGCTAAAGCCGGAGACCCAGGAGAACAGACCAAGGGAGAAGCCTATCTCTACGGCTACGAAGGCTGTTCTGTTACCAAAGCAGAGCACTGTCGCAAAACTGCCTGCCGTCCATCCAGCCCGGCTAAGGAGGCTGTCCTTCCTGCCCACCCCACGTGCTCAGGGTTCTGAGGATGTGGTGCAGGCATTCATCAGTGAGATTG GGATTGAAGCATCAGACCTGTCCAGTCTGTTGGAGCAGTTTGAGAAATCAGAAG CCAAAAAGGAGTGTCCTCTCCCGGCTCCTGCTGACAGCGTGGCTGTAGGAAACTCAGG CAGCATTGACACTCCCCAGGAGAAGAAACCCCTAGACCGGTTACACGCCCCAGAACTGGCCAACGTGGCAG gGCTCACCCCGCCAGCTACCCCTCCCCACCAGTTATGGAAACCCCTGGCTGCTGTCTCACTGTTGGCCAAAGCCAAATCTCCTAAATCTACTGCCCAAGAGGGAACCCTGAAGCCTGAAGGAATTACAGAGGCCAAACCTCCAGCTGCAGCCTGCCTCCAAGAAGGGGTCCGTGGCCCTAGTCCAgtccatgtgggctctggggaccaTGACTATTGTGTCCGAAGCAGGACACCCCCAAAAAAGATGCCTGCCCTAGTCATTTCAGAGATGGGCTCTCGATGGAATGTCAAGCGCCATCAGGACATCACTATCAAACCTGTCTTGTCATTGGGCTCAGCTGCCCCCCCACTCCCATGCACAACCACTTCCCAGGAACCGCTTGATCACAGGACTAGCAGTGAGCAGGCAGATCCGTCAGCGCCTTGTTTTGCCCCATCCACCTTGCTGTCTCCTGAGGCCTCACCCTGCCGGAATGAAATGAACACTAGGACTCCCTCTGAGCCCCCAGACAAGCAGCGGTCAATGCGCTGTTACCGAAAAGCCTGCAGATCAGCCAGCCCCCCAAGTCGGGGCTGGCAAGGCCGCCGTGGCCGTAGCAGCCGTTCTGTCAGCTCTGGGTCCAGCCGGACCAGTGAAGCATCCTCATCCTCATCGGTGTCTTCCTCATCCCGGTCCCGGTCCAGGTCCCTCTCCCCCCCAAACAAGAGGTGGCGAAG GTCCAGCTGCAGTTCCTCTGGACGGTCCAGAAgatgttcctcctcttcctcttcttcctcctcctcatcttcatcaTCCAGTTCCAGAAGCCGGTCTCCCTCTGTGTCCCCTTGCAGGAGAAGTGACCGGAGGCGGCG GTACAGCTCTTACCGTTCAAATGACCATTACCAAAGGCAGAGAGTACTGCAGAAGGAGCGTGCAATA GAAGAGAGAAGGGTGGTCTTCATTGGGAAAATACCTGGCCGCATGACTCGGTCGGAGCTGAAGCAGAGGTTCTCTGTTTTTGGAGAGATTGAGGAGTGTACCATTCATTTTCGTGTCCAAGG TGACAACTATGGTTTCGTCACTTACCGGTATGCTGAAGAGGCATTTGCAGCCATTGAGAGTGGCCACAAGTTGCGGCAGGCAGACGAGCAGCCCTTTGATCTCTGCTTTGGGGGCCGAAGGCAGTTCTGCAAGAGGAGTTACTCTGATCTTG ACTCCAATCGGGAAGACTTTGATCCTGCTCCTGTCAAGAGCAAATTCGATTCTCTTGACTTTGATACTTTGTTGAAACAGGCCCAGAAGAACCTAAGGAGGTAA
- the Pprc1 gene encoding peroxisome proliferator-activated receptor gamma coactivator-related protein 1 isoform X16 — translation MAARRGRRDRVAPPPTGGPGPDPGGGVRGGGWASRSQAPHGTVGSVSPAEQVHEEGDDSSFVSLSRLGPSLREKDLEMEELILQDETLLETMQNYMDASLISLIEDFGESRLSLEDQNEMSLLTALTEILDNADSENLSPFDTIPDSELLVSPRESSSVEMSLADSPWDFSPPPFLETSSPKLPSWRSSRPRPRWSQSPPPQQRSDGEEEEEVAGFSGQMLDGELDNSVNTLDFPMHLACPEEEDKSGAANVAVSAPGDESISSLSELVRAMHPYCLPNLTQLASLDAELQEQADDLTLPEGCVVLEIVGQAATAGDDLEIPVVVRQIPSGSQSVLLDGSVGTDPALQLLMPAMEPGTEDGVPKVAPCPDQELPLSSACLLEPRDIMESLAPKEPRNLPANASEGSQRVPRKGRKKKKKEQPTACLEGCTRRLRSSSRGQSTVATEVNSQAGNLQKQPQEELQRETAAPQSRGKPRAWARAWAAALEKTGSEDPEDQNAGQDSPAEEDVLELRPKLVETSQADPTLSLNDSARADSIPVNSVEGDSTAVDTAVPVDQASSCTELVGSLSGGPILSSPVLDDRTGVEPAVAIPTSNHLSPADAILANPGTADPAPNGLAPGDPVLVKCRPTDPRRAAAAATAAQGPRPSLEPSDHPKVITPEVKDAGGPLKVEGSTSATTQEARPRPLSLSEYRQRRRQRQIEAEDRNSQPPAGKWPSLPETPKGLADIPCLVPSAPTKKTAPQRSPIAVPETCSVSVGSNPVSPTPEPSASKLMVSTHSEQVSSHEMPLPVRLPPPTLQSMAPAGPTPSTVPTPLPFPPSLPPLLPLPASGPGVPSLPPPPLQPPGLPVSMRQMPPDPYTQYAPVPPWPCYPSVSPSGYSCLPPPPAMPIVSGTPGTYAVPPTCNVPWVPPPAPVSPYSSSSAYGSLGWGPGLQQPPFWSTVSPPPLSSASTGRAVPPPSVEPSNSSAGPPEDTLPVPVTPSLSSRPASPIAPPAEPTKLEAQPVPVSPQPKHKVSPVVQSPQIKVLPTLSAEGVAIGESESERLKPETQENRPREKPISTATKAVLLPKQSTVAKLPAVHPARLRRLSFLPTPRAQGSEDVVQAFISEIGIEASDLSSLLEQFEKSEAKKECPLPAPADSVAVGNSGSSCSSSGRSRRCSSSSSSSSSSSSSSSSRSRSPSVSPCRRSDRRRRYSSYRSNDHYQRQRVLQKERAIEERRVVFIGKIPGRMTRSELKQRFSVFGEIEECTIHFRVQGDNYGFVTYRYAEEAFAAIESGHKLRQADEQPFDLCFGGRRQFCKRSYSDLDSNREDFDPAPVKSKFDSLDFDTLLKQAQKNLRR, via the exons ATGGCGGCGCGCCGGGGACGGAGAGACCGAGTCGCGCCGCCTCCGACTGGGGGCCCGGGTCCTGACCCTGGCGGTGGAGTGCGCGGCGGCGGTTGGGCGAGTCGAAGTCAAGCGCCGCATGGGACCGTGGGCTCCGTGAGCCCGGCGGAGCAG GTCCATGAGGAAGGAGATGACTCTAGCTTTGTCAGTCTTTCTCGACTGGGCCCATCTCTAAGGGAGAAAGACCTGGAAATGGAGGAACTGATACTGCAGGATGAGACACTACTAGAGACCATGCAGAACTACATGGACGCCTCCCTTATATCCCTCATTGAGGATTTTGGAGAG AGCAGGCTATCTTTGGAGGACCAGAATGAGATGTCGCTGCTCACAGCTCTGACGGAGATCTTGGACAATGCAGATTCTGAGAACCTGTCCCCGTTTGATACCATTCCTGATTCAGAGCTGCTCGTGTCTCCTCGGGAGAGCTCCTCT GTTGAGATGTCCCTTGCAGATTCTCCGTGGGACTTCTCTCCACCTCCTTTCTTGGAAACTTCTTCCCCTAAGCTGCCTAGCTGGAGATCCTCAAGACCAAGACCTCGATGGAGTCAGTCTCCTCCTCCCCAGCAGCGCAgtgatggagaggaggaggaagaggttgcCGGCTTCAGTGGTCAGATGCTTGATGGCGAACTTGACAACTCGGTGAATACCTTGGATTTCCCCATGCACCTGGCATGCCCTGAGGAAGAAGACAAGTCAGGGGCAGCAAATGTGGCAGTGTCAGCACCTGGTGACGAGAGCATCTCCTCCTTGAGTGAGCTGGTACGGGCCATGCACCCCTACTGCTTACCCAACCTCACCCAGTTGGCATCACTTGACGCTGAGCTTCAGGAGCAGGCTGATGATCTGACACTGCCTGAGGGttgtgtggtgctggagattgTGGGCCAGGCAGCCACAGCTGGTGATGACCTGGAGATCCCAGTGGTCGTGCGGCAGATTCCTTCAGGATCCCAGTCTGTGCTCCTAGATGGGTCTGTAGGGACTGATCCTGCCTTGCAGCTACTCATGCCCGCCATGGAGCCTGGAACAGAAGATGGTGTGCCTAAAGTCGCTCCTTGCCCTGATCAAGAATTACCACTGAGCTCTGCCTGCTTATTGGAGCCCAGGGACATCATGGAGTCATTGGCCCCCAAGGAGCCTCGGAACCTACCTGCCAATGCAAGTGAGGGTTCTCAGAGAGTTCCCAGAAAGggtaggaagaagaagaagaaggagcagCCAACAGCCTGTTTGGAAGGCTGTACCAGGAGGCTGAGGTCATCTTCTCGTGGACAGTCTACTGTGGCTACAGAGGTGAACTCTCAGGCAGGCAACTTACAGAAACAGCCTCAGGAAGAGCTTCAGAGAGAGACTGCGGCCCCTCAGAGCAGAGGGAAGCCACGGGCTTGGGCTCGGGCCTGGGCAGCTGCCTTGGAGAAAACTGGGTCTGAAGACCCAGAGGACCAGAATGCAGGACAGGATAGTCCTGCTGAGGAAGATGTTCTAGAACTCCGTCCTAAGCTGGTGGAGACTAGCCAAGCCGACCCCACGCTCTCACTAAACGACTCTGCTCGAGCTGACTCCATCCCAGTTAACTCTGTTGAAGGTGACTCCACTGCAGTGGACACTGCTGTACCTGTTGACCAGGCTTCATCTTGTACAGAGCTGGTTGGTTCTCTCTCAGGAGGCCCAATTCTGAGTAGCCCAGTCCTAGATGACAGGACAGGAGTTGAACCTGCAGTGGCTATTCCCACTTCAAATCACTTGTCTCCAGCTGATGCTATCCTAGCTAACCCAGGGACAGCTGACCCTGCTCCAAATGGCCTGGCTCCAGGAGATCCTGTGCTAGTTAAGTGCAGACCAACTGATCCTAGACGTGcagctgctgctgccactgctgctcaGGGGCCTCGTCCTTCCCTAGAGCCCTCAGACCATCCTAAGGTCATCACCCCTGAAGTCAAGGATGCTGGAGGTCCTCTGAAGGTGGAAGGTAGTACCAGTGCTACAACCCAGGAAGCCAGACCTCGGCCCCTCAGCCTATCTGAGTACCGTCAACGACGGCGGCAACGGCAAATAGAAGCAGAAGACAGGAATTCTCAGCCCCCAGCTGGAAAGTGGCCAAGTCTCCCAGAGACGCCCAAAGGGCTGGCAGATATCCCTTGTCTTGTTCCATCAGCCCCAACCAAGAAGACAGCCCCACAGAGAAGCCCTATAGCTGTACCAGAGACTTGTTCTGTATCTGTGGGTTCTAACCCTGTTTCCCCTACTCCTGAGCCATCTGCAAGCAAACTTATGGTTTCAACTCACTCTGAACAGGTGTCATCTCATGAGATGCCACTTCCAGTTAGACTTCCCCCTCCTACATTGCAGTCTATGGCTCCTGCTGGGCCCACCCCTTCTACAGTGCCCACGCCATTGCCTTTCCCTCCGAGCttacctcctctgcttcctcttcctgcaAGTGGTCCTGGTGTCCCCAGCCTGCCCCCACCTCCTTTGCAACCTCCTGGACTTCCAGTATCAATGAGACAAATGCCACCTGACCCCTATACTCAGTATGCCCCTGTGCCGCCCTGGCCTTGTTACCCCTCTGTATCTCCTTCTGGCTATTCTTGTCTGCCCCCACCACCAGCGATGCCCATAGTGTCGGGTACCCCTGGTACCTATGCTGTACCCCCAACTTGCAATGTGCCTTGGGTACCCCCTCCTGCACCAGTCTCACCTTATAGCTCCAGCTCTGCCTATGGGTCCCTTGGGTGGGGCCCAGGGTTGCAACAGCCTCCCTTTTGGTCTACTGTTTCTCCACCTCCATTGTCTTCAGCCTCTACTGGTAGAGCTGTTCCCCCACCCAGTGTGGAACCCAGTAACAGTTCAGCTGGTCCTCCGGAAGATACACTTCCTGTGCCAGTGACCCCTTCCCTGAGCTCTCGGCCAGCCAGCCCCATAGCTCCACCAGCAGAACCTACGAAGCTGGAGGCTCAGCCAGTGCCTGTCTCTCCCCAACCGAAACACAAAGTGTCCCCTGTGGTACAGAGTCCCCAGATCAAGGTTCTACCAACTCTGTCTGCTGAGGGCGTGGCTATTGGGGAATCTGAATCAGAGAGGCTAAAGCCGGAGACCCAGGAGAACAGACCAAGGGAGAAGCCTATCTCTACGGCTACGAAGGCTGTTCTGTTACCAAAGCAGAGCACTGTCGCAAAACTGCCTGCCGTCCATCCAGCCCGGCTAAGGAGGCTGTCCTTCCTGCCCACCCCACGTGCTCAGGGTTCTGAGGATGTGGTGCAGGCATTCATCAGTGAGATTG GGATTGAAGCATCAGACCTGTCCAGTCTGTTGGAGCAGTTTGAGAAATCAGAAG CCAAAAAGGAGTGTCCTCTCCCGGCTCCTGCTGACAGCGTGGCTGTAGGAAACTCAGG GTCCAGCTGCAGTTCCTCTGGACGGTCCAGAAgatgttcctcctcttcctcttcttcctcctcctcatcttcatcaTCCAGTTCCAGAAGCCGGTCTCCCTCTGTGTCCCCTTGCAGGAGAAGTGACCGGAGGCGGCG GTACAGCTCTTACCGTTCAAATGACCATTACCAAAGGCAGAGAGTACTGCAGAAGGAGCGTGCAATA GAAGAGAGAAGGGTGGTCTTCATTGGGAAAATACCTGGCCGCATGACTCGGTCGGAGCTGAAGCAGAGGTTCTCTGTTTTTGGAGAGATTGAGGAGTGTACCATTCATTTTCGTGTCCAAGG TGACAACTATGGTTTCGTCACTTACCGGTATGCTGAAGAGGCATTTGCAGCCATTGAGAGTGGCCACAAGTTGCGGCAGGCAGACGAGCAGCCCTTTGATCTCTGCTTTGGGGGCCGAAGGCAGTTCTGCAAGAGGAGTTACTCTGATCTTG ACTCCAATCGGGAAGACTTTGATCCTGCTCCTGTCAAGAGCAAATTCGATTCTCTTGACTTTGATACTTTGTTGAAACAGGCCCAGAAGAACCTAAGGAGGTAA